A single window of Anaerocolumna chitinilytica DNA harbors:
- a CDS encoding TetR/AcrR family transcriptional regulator, with product MDRRIQKTRELIISTFIDLLGEKGFEKITINDIAERANINRGTVYLHFVDKFDLLDKCIEKYVELLLNHCANSTDTTLSVSAFQSIFEYLEKNYTVYKLLFGKEGFGIFSNRLYAIIAQTVTEVIGIKSENHALSNGVTTHFLASGFIGTIEWWINNSMPCSVQEITEQLMFLLEPYTRHLIPR from the coding sequence ATGGATAGAAGAATACAAAAAACAAGAGAGCTGATTATAAGTACCTTCATAGACCTTCTAGGTGAAAAGGGATTTGAGAAAATAACCATTAATGACATTGCAGAGCGCGCGAACATAAACAGAGGGACTGTATATCTGCATTTCGTGGATAAATTCGATTTACTGGATAAGTGTATAGAAAAATATGTTGAACTGCTGCTAAATCACTGTGCCAATAGTACGGATACCACTCTAAGTGTAAGCGCATTTCAAAGTATATTTGAATATTTAGAGAAAAATTATACAGTATATAAATTGCTTTTTGGTAAGGAAGGCTTCGGAATTTTCAGTAACCGCTTATATGCCATTATTGCGCAAACAGTAACCGAGGTTATCGGAATAAAGTCAGAAAACCATGCATTATCAAACGGTGTAACCACTCATTTTTTGGCTTCCGGTTTTATTGGAACTATCGAATGGTGGATCAATAATTCTATGCCCTGCAGTGTGCAGGAAATTACAGAGCAGCTTATGTTTTTACTGGAACCATACACCAGGCATCTTATACCACGTTAA
- a CDS encoding FAD-binding oxidoreductase, translating into MNYDRRQELTGRIVLPDDPQYNDARREFNTFFNRFPLVIVFAEEIQDVINAIRWARSREIPIRVRSGRHNYEGLSVVDAGVVIDVSEMKRVELDNRSGIVTVQTGLRDFELAEVLGRDGLVVPPGLCPTTGIGGFTLGGGQSSLSRQWGLAIDSLVEVEMVDANGCVLYANAEHNCDLFWALRGGGGGNFGVCTSFRFKTHPIDMVAYAWIEWELQDLKQVLYVWQQYTVPGADRRLTPLLSIVSGQKPLLLMQGIFLGSERELRYLLEPLLQSSPPIESTIEEIPWLEAAALIGATQPDIPESFKSVGPFVEQLLPDKAIDIIQHFITEAPSGITATVLFHGLGGAVAEIGNTETAYFYRKALSNMSPWATWDAPEGAAQGIRWVEDFRKAMLPFTRGVYVNTPDLLIENWPEAYYGCNFERLTRIKAKYDPKNVFHYPQSIPPAFCE; encoded by the coding sequence ATGAATTATGACAGGAGGCAGGAATTAACCGGACGCATCGTTTTACCTGATGATCCTCAGTATAACGATGCTCGAAGGGAATTTAATACCTTCTTTAATCGATTTCCTTTGGTCATTGTATTTGCCGAAGAAATACAGGATGTAATTAATGCTATAAGATGGGCGCGAAGCAGGGAGATACCAATCCGTGTACGTTCCGGTCGGCATAATTATGAAGGCCTATCCGTAGTTGACGCAGGTGTTGTTATTGATGTTAGTGAGATGAAACGGGTAGAGCTGGATAATAGGTCTGGCATCGTTACAGTGCAAACTGGACTGCGTGACTTCGAATTGGCAGAGGTGCTAGGTAGGGATGGGCTTGTAGTACCTCCTGGTCTTTGTCCTACCACCGGTATTGGAGGATTTACCTTGGGAGGCGGACAAAGCAGTCTGTCCCGTCAATGGGGATTGGCAATTGACAGTTTAGTAGAGGTGGAAATGGTCGATGCTAACGGCTGTGTACTCTATGCCAATGCTGAACACAATTGTGATTTATTCTGGGCATTGCGGGGAGGCGGAGGCGGTAACTTTGGTGTTTGTACCTCATTCCGTTTCAAGACGCATCCTATTGATATGGTTGCTTATGCCTGGATTGAGTGGGAGCTTCAGGATTTAAAACAGGTACTTTATGTCTGGCAGCAATATACAGTACCGGGGGCTGACCGACGACTTACGCCGCTGCTATCAATTGTTTCAGGTCAGAAGCCGCTATTATTGATGCAAGGGATTTTTCTTGGATCAGAGAGGGAGCTTCGATATCTGCTTGAGCCTCTGCTGCAGTCTAGTCCACCTATAGAAAGTACGATTGAAGAGATACCCTGGCTTGAAGCAGCTGCGCTGATAGGAGCTACCCAACCTGATATACCGGAGTCTTTCAAGAGCGTCGGACCCTTTGTTGAGCAGCTGCTACCCGATAAAGCAATTGATATCATCCAGCATTTTATTACCGAAGCGCCTTCCGGTATTACCGCCACCGTCCTATTCCATGGCTTAGGTGGAGCAGTAGCTGAAATAGGAAACACGGAAACGGCATATTTTTATCGTAAAGCTTTATCAAATATGTCACCCTGGGCTACTTGGGATGCTCCTGAAGGCGCGGCACAGGGCATTCGATGGGTAGAGGATTTTCGTAAGGCTATGCTTCCATTCACTCGAGGTGTTTATGTCAATACACCTGATTTGTTGATTGAGAATTGGCCGGAGGCATACTATGGCTGTAATTTCGAAAGATTGACCCGGATAAAGGCCAAATATGACCCTAAGAATGTTTTCCACTATCCGCAAAGTATACCGCCTGCTTTCTGTGAATGA
- a CDS encoding TetR/AcrR family transcriptional regulator: MQVDDVKNSLIQATVQLLTKNKNSRKITARQIANEAGVNLAMINYYFSSKDALVTLAVSKILEDRADELKVIRNSKITPQQRLKEFLITMSDITIDYAELTRPTVPYVLLEGEIELPYYILPMVKECIGDKRSETECRIIAYQLISFSQLIFYRSTDFLKYTGVDINDKEQRDALFQTILKLLLND; this comes from the coding sequence ATGCAAGTAGATGATGTAAAGAATTCATTAATTCAAGCTACAGTACAGTTGTTGACTAAAAATAAAAATTCAAGAAAAATTACAGCTCGACAAATTGCAAATGAAGCAGGTGTAAATTTAGCCATGATAAATTATTACTTTAGTTCCAAGGATGCACTTGTAACTCTCGCTGTCAGTAAAATTTTGGAGGATCGAGCCGATGAACTGAAAGTGATCAGGAACAGTAAAATTACCCCCCAGCAGAGGCTAAAAGAGTTTTTAATTACAATGTCTGACATTACAATTGACTATGCAGAACTTACGAGGCCTACAGTTCCCTATGTATTGTTGGAGGGTGAGATAGAACTGCCATACTACATTCTTCCCATGGTAAAGGAGTGCATCGGAGATAAACGCTCTGAAACAGAGTGCAGGATTATCGCTTATCAGCTCATATCTTTTTCGCAGCTCATATTTTATCGTTCTACTGATTTTTTGAAATATACAGGAGTTGATATCAACGATAAAGAGCAGAGGGATGCGTTATTTCAAACAATTTTAAAGTTGTTATTAAATGATTAA
- a CDS encoding LysR family transcriptional regulator has protein sequence MSNIGSQDILFYIDALLKYSNYSKAAKSLYISQPYLTQIIKRVEHELNCELISRNKLPFRLTEQGKIYYQYLTTLENNYTKLLREISDVSDSDTTVIRIGVLPSLGTYLLPLFLPEFLNTHPNCRIELAEILPEKSEKLTQNNELDFWIGQNSSNISPNLNSVSWGRHRYRAVIPRCCNLYQKDIAIIPEGMIDISEVLSQKLILTSKGSAIRKQIDHLLNVYKVEPHIILESTEINTALKLATNNLGLTIIPESVYVKECPSDYNIYPIPIDELSLDYFIAYQSERTLTSIDNDLISAFLVHGQNNSKIGE, from the coding sequence ATGTCAAACATCGGCTCTCAAGATATCCTTTTTTATATTGATGCCCTTTTAAAATACAGCAATTATAGTAAAGCTGCTAAATCACTTTATATCTCTCAGCCTTATCTGACACAGATTATTAAAAGGGTGGAACATGAGTTAAACTGTGAACTGATCTCCCGTAACAAACTTCCCTTTCGTTTAACCGAACAAGGGAAAATCTACTATCAGTATTTGACTACCTTAGAAAACAACTACACGAAGCTGCTTCGTGAAATATCAGATGTATCAGACAGTGATACCACAGTGATAAGGATAGGAGTACTTCCAAGTCTTGGCACTTACCTTTTACCACTTTTTTTACCTGAGTTTTTGAACACCCATCCAAACTGCAGAATTGAGCTTGCAGAGATTTTACCGGAGAAAAGCGAGAAGCTCACACAAAACAATGAATTGGATTTTTGGATTGGACAAAATTCCAGCAACATTTCACCAAATTTAAACTCTGTTAGCTGGGGAAGACACCGATACAGGGCTGTAATTCCGCGCTGCTGTAATCTATATCAGAAAGATATCGCAATCATTCCAGAAGGAATGATCGATATAAGTGAAGTCTTAAGTCAAAAACTGATACTAACTTCCAAGGGCTCTGCCATCAGAAAACAGATTGACCATCTATTAAACGTGTATAAGGTAGAACCCCATATCATCCTGGAAAGCACTGAAATCAATACTGCACTTAAGCTGGCTACGAATAATTTAGGGTTGACTATTATACCCGAAAGCGTCTATGTTAAGGAGTGCCCGTCGGATTATAATATATATCCCATTCCCATTGATGAACTAAGTTTGGATTATTTTATAGCATATCAAAGTGAAAGAACCCTGACCAGTATCGATAATGACCTGATAAGCGCCTTTCTAGTTCACGGGCAGAACAATTCCAAGATAGGAGAATGA
- a CDS encoding flavocytochrome c: MKFIAIVGTNAKKSYNRKLLQFMKKHFESKAEIELLEITDVPMFNQSDNQSYGEVIQRFNDKITAAEGVIIATPEYNHSVPSGLKSLIEWLSFDLHPLAGKPVMIVGASLGTQGSSRAQLHLRQILDAPGVDANVMPGYEFLLGKANTAFDDAGNLSNEGTVDFLEICFLRFMRYAKIANQLNEEEEFSFEPGNYEVNAIGHSGNLPMTVSFSEKRIESIKIDTKGETEGIADVVFVRIPDKILEGQTLNVDALSGASETSNAVIDGVAKAVKLAGVNPDILKRRPKPASSRIREDEEYTCDVVVVGGGGAGLSAASTVLQNGYSAIVLEKYPAVGGNTIRSGGPVNAADPQWQSQFEENPGERHTIEALLSTAESEIHAEYLEDFRALKEEFAAYQNKFGTQKGYLFDSPLLHRMQTYFGGKRTDLKGNTIYGQYDLVKILTDRALESVNWLEEIGVEYDKSLVFAPVGALWRRGHKPVKSYGTAFILALSKYVEEHKGKIITDSPVKEFIIENGEIKGVIATGVNGQKITVHSKSVILASGGFGANTKMLKEYNTYWSNIDDDIRTTNSYAMTGDGIQLGKTVGAALTGMGFTQMMPVSDPETGELFSGLQVPPENFVIVNREGKRFVNEFSGRDVLTKAAIDQGGLFYLIADDEIKKTAANTSQEKIDHQVEAGTLFRADTIEELAVKVGMDPAILTDTVAKYNSYVDQGFDPEFHKDTFSLKVEKAPFYATPRKPAVHHTMGGLKIDTNACVLDENGQPIKNLYAAGEVAGGIHAGNRLGGNALTDIFTFGRIAGKTAVDNIK; the protein is encoded by the coding sequence ATGAAATTTATAGCTATTGTTGGAACAAATGCAAAAAAATCATATAATCGTAAACTCCTTCAGTTTATGAAAAAACACTTTGAATCCAAGGCAGAAATAGAACTCCTTGAAATTACCGATGTACCTATGTTTAATCAATCAGATAATCAGTCCTATGGTGAAGTAATCCAGAGGTTTAATGATAAGATTACTGCAGCGGAGGGTGTTATTATAGCTACTCCTGAATATAATCATTCTGTTCCATCCGGATTAAAAAGTTTGATTGAATGGTTAAGCTTTGATCTCCATCCACTGGCTGGCAAACCAGTTATGATTGTTGGTGCTTCTCTTGGAACACAAGGGTCCTCTCGTGCACAGCTGCATCTTCGTCAGATCCTGGATGCACCAGGAGTGGATGCAAACGTAATGCCGGGATATGAGTTTTTACTTGGTAAAGCAAATACTGCTTTTGATGATGCCGGTAACCTTAGCAATGAAGGAACCGTAGATTTCCTGGAGATATGCTTTTTACGCTTTATGCGCTATGCTAAAATTGCAAATCAGCTGAATGAGGAAGAGGAGTTTTCCTTTGAACCGGGGAATTATGAAGTAAATGCAATTGGTCACAGCGGAAATCTTCCAATGACAGTTTCCTTTAGCGAAAAACGAATCGAGAGTATTAAGATAGACACCAAGGGTGAAACAGAAGGCATTGCCGATGTGGTTTTCGTAAGAATACCGGATAAAATCCTGGAAGGACAGACTTTAAATGTAGATGCACTCTCTGGTGCATCAGAAACCAGCAATGCGGTCATTGACGGTGTAGCAAAAGCAGTAAAGCTTGCAGGGGTAAATCCGGATATCTTAAAGAGACGGCCAAAGCCAGCTAGCAGCCGAATCAGGGAAGACGAAGAATATACATGTGATGTAGTGGTTGTAGGCGGAGGAGGTGCCGGACTGAGTGCAGCGTCTACCGTGCTGCAGAATGGTTACAGTGCGATTGTTCTTGAAAAATATCCGGCAGTGGGTGGAAACACCATACGCTCCGGCGGTCCTGTCAATGCAGCAGATCCCCAATGGCAGAGCCAGTTTGAAGAGAATCCGGGAGAAAGACATACCATTGAGGCGTTACTAAGTACAGCTGAGAGTGAGATCCACGCAGAATATCTGGAGGATTTCCGAGCATTGAAAGAAGAATTCGCTGCCTACCAGAACAAGTTCGGCACACAAAAGGGATATTTATTTGATTCACCGCTCCTTCACAGAATGCAGACTTATTTTGGTGGAAAACGAACAGACTTGAAGGGCAACACCATATACGGACAATATGACCTGGTAAAAATCCTGACGGACAGGGCCTTAGAGAGTGTAAATTGGCTGGAGGAGATAGGTGTTGAGTATGATAAAAGCCTCGTATTTGCTCCGGTTGGTGCACTTTGGCGCCGTGGACATAAGCCTGTGAAAAGCTATGGAACTGCATTTATACTAGCTCTAAGCAAATATGTAGAGGAGCACAAAGGAAAGATTATCACGGACAGTCCGGTAAAGGAATTTATAATAGAGAATGGTGAAATAAAAGGAGTTATTGCCACCGGTGTCAATGGACAGAAAATAACAGTACACTCAAAGTCAGTTATTCTGGCAAGTGGTGGTTTTGGTGCGAATACAAAGATGCTAAAAGAATATAACACCTACTGGAGTAACATTGATGATGATATAAGAACAACGAATTCCTACGCTATGACTGGCGATGGAATACAGCTTGGTAAAACGGTAGGAGCAGCACTTACTGGAATGGGATTTACTCAGATGATGCCTGTATCTGATCCTGAGACTGGCGAATTATTCAGTGGACTTCAGGTACCACCTGAAAACTTTGTAATTGTTAATAGAGAAGGAAAACGGTTTGTCAATGAATTTTCCGGACGAGATGTTTTAACAAAAGCAGCCATCGATCAGGGAGGTTTATTCTACTTAATCGCTGATGATGAGATAAAGAAAACTGCAGCTAATACGAGTCAGGAAAAAATAGACCATCAGGTAGAGGCTGGTACCTTATTTAGAGCTGATACCATTGAGGAGCTGGCAGTGAAAGTCGGTATGGATCCTGCAATTCTTACAGATACCGTTGCGAAATATAATTCCTATGTAGATCAGGGCTTTGATCCTGAATTTCATAAGGATACCTTTAGCCTAAAAGTGGAGAAAGCCCCGTTTTATGCCACCCCTAGAAAGCCAGCCGTTCATCATACCATGGGAGGTCTTAAAATAGATACCAATGCCTGTGTATTAGACGAAAACGGACAGCCAATTAAAAATCTTTATGCAGCCGGAGAAGTTGCAGGAGGTATCCATGCAGGCAATCGCCTTGGCGGCAATGCGTTAACTGATATCTTTACCTTTGGACGGATTGCAGGTAAAACTGCAGTTGATAATATCAAATGA
- a CDS encoding GNAT family N-acetyltransferase: protein MIKFETQRLILRNFISSDIDDFYEYMRLESTAKYEDFEPQTYKECTSAIERRITLDNVMAVILKDSGKMIGDINFSQEGEKGTYEIGYDFNEKFWNNGYATEACIAVLNHIFSEVGGRRVYAQCNDDNYSSIKLLERLGMRQEGHFIEDVTFKNDSTGNPIYVNSYLYAILKREWNLNEQNQ, encoded by the coding sequence ATGATAAAATTTGAAACCCAAAGACTGATATTGAGAAATTTTATTTCGAGTGATATTGATGACTTTTATGAATATATGAGGTTAGAAAGTACAGCAAAGTATGAAGATTTTGAACCACAGACATACAAAGAATGCACTTCCGCCATAGAACGAAGAATTACATTGGATAATGTGATGGCAGTTATTTTAAAAGATAGTGGAAAGATGATTGGTGATATTAACTTTTCACAGGAAGGAGAGAAAGGAACTTACGAAATTGGTTATGACTTTAATGAAAAGTTTTGGAATAATGGGTATGCTACAGAAGCCTGTATTGCTGTACTCAATCACATTTTTAGTGAAGTGGGAGGTCGTAGAGTATACGCGCAATGCAATGACGATAATTATTCATCAATTAAGTTATTAGAGCGTTTAGGAATGAGACAAGAAGGGCATTTCATTGAAGACGTTACTTTTAAAAACGATAGTACTGGAAATCCTATATATGTGAACAGTTATTTATATGCGATTCTTAAAAGAGAATGGAATTTAAATGAACAAAATCAATAA
- a CDS encoding NADPH-dependent FMN reductase → MKYLAIVGTNSDVSTNRMLLQYMQKYFANEAEIEVYEIKELPAFMEPEDFEIPEKVAELSDKILKADGVIIATPEYDHAIPAVLKSALEWISYTSQALTDKPVLIVGASHGTLGSSRAQAHLRQILDSPELAARIMPSSEFLLGKSQGAFDSSGNLIYLDKVSELEEIFREFVLFTDITTKLLKDKVLNKKVTKYTWQE, encoded by the coding sequence ATGAAATATTTAGCAATCGTAGGCACTAATTCAGATGTGTCAACAAATCGTATGCTGCTTCAGTATATGCAAAAGTATTTTGCAAATGAGGCAGAGATAGAAGTATATGAAATTAAGGAGTTACCTGCTTTTATGGAACCGGAGGATTTTGAGATTCCAGAAAAGGTTGCAGAGTTATCTGATAAAATCTTGAAAGCGGATGGAGTAATTATAGCAACTCCAGAGTACGATCATGCGATACCCGCAGTTTTAAAGAGCGCTCTGGAATGGATCAGCTATACGAGTCAGGCACTTACGGATAAGCCTGTTTTAATCGTAGGAGCATCTCATGGTACCCTTGGCTCCTCAAGAGCACAGGCCCATCTAAGACAAATACTTGATTCCCCTGAGCTTGCTGCTAGAATCATGCCAAGCAGTGAGTTCCTTTTAGGAAAATCCCAAGGTGCCTTTGATAGTTCCGGGAATCTCATCTATTTGGATAAGGTGTCAGAGCTGGAAGAAATTTTTAGAGAGTTTGTTCTGTTTACGGATATTACAACAAAGCTTCTAAAAGACAAAGTTTTGAACAAAAAGGTTACAAAATATACCTGGCAGGAGTAA
- a CDS encoding FAD:protein FMN transferase — protein sequence MTEYTKIIYLMGTKISLYIKGNDAEGLVKKAEDMLIHYNKVFSANTDTSQLAMLKKTAAIAPQKVDDELYELIKIGKKHSLCEDSYLNIAIGPLIKLWRIGFKEAQVPEKEAIKNVLELLKPENIQLEDRGKTVHFLKKGMEIDLGAIAKGYFADKVMELFREHGAVSAMVDLGGNVLVLGESPSEGGDWKVGIQNPLLPRGNAAALVTIRNQSVVTSGIYERVLEQEGSKYHHIFNSQTGYPIESNIASLTIIADSSLDCDIYTTKLFGLDAATIIRSVNQMKDMGAVVITLDGALAYTNNLKGKIFYSAPEL from the coding sequence ATGACTGAGTATACAAAGATTATCTATCTTATGGGAACAAAAATCTCCCTCTATATCAAAGGAAACGATGCCGAAGGTCTGGTTAAAAAGGCTGAGGACATGCTGATTCATTACAACAAAGTCTTTAGTGCTAACACCGATACCTCACAGCTTGCCATGCTAAAGAAGACAGCTGCGATCGCTCCCCAGAAGGTAGACGATGAGCTGTATGAACTGATTAAAATAGGAAAAAAGCATAGTTTATGCGAAGATAGTTATTTAAATATAGCAATAGGCCCATTAATAAAATTATGGAGAATCGGTTTTAAAGAAGCACAGGTGCCAGAAAAAGAAGCAATCAAGAATGTGCTGGAGCTTTTAAAACCTGAAAATATACAATTGGAAGACAGGGGAAAAACTGTCCATTTCTTAAAAAAAGGTATGGAAATAGACCTTGGTGCGATAGCGAAAGGTTATTTTGCTGATAAAGTAATGGAGTTATTTAGGGAACATGGAGCTGTCTCAGCTATGGTGGATCTGGGGGGCAATGTTCTTGTTCTTGGAGAATCCCCTTCCGAGGGCGGTGATTGGAAAGTAGGAATTCAAAATCCGTTATTACCTAGAGGAAATGCGGCAGCACTTGTCACAATCAGAAACCAATCGGTTGTAACTTCAGGAATCTATGAGCGAGTTCTTGAACAGGAAGGCAGTAAATACCACCATATATTTAACAGCCAAACAGGCTATCCTATAGAAAGCAACATCGCTTCTTTAACAATTATTGCTGACAGCTCCCTGGACTGCGATATCTATACTACCAAACTGTTTGGATTAGATGCTGCCACAATTATCCGCAGCGTTAACCAAATGAAGGATATGGGTGCTGTTGTAATAACGTTGGATGGAGCTCTCGCTTACACTAATAATTTAAAGGGAAAGATTTTCTATTCAGCTCCGGAGCTATAA
- a CDS encoding ketopantoate reductase family protein — MKILILGRGVIGTQYAWAFENAGHTVEFYVREGRKAQYSSYVNLELWDARKSKKDRTVKEKWPIVMHEEIKANHDYDLIILSVNPEQVSNAVKYLAPRVGNATVLFFCNFWQDPQSAVQPIPPSQIVYGFPGAGGGFEGNTLYGGLYKTVQFGTFEPEPTKRDLEVRKLFAQTDFKIMVQKDVKSWLWNHFAFNAAMEVEVLKTGSFANVVSSREALNGLGWDLKEMIPVLKAKGSKLDVMTKVLSSLPPKVVGFLMSHVVFSPKSISYALVAHNHYKVGYAVQEIITDARKYGIKAPRLYDVESLITEQ; from the coding sequence ATGAAAATATTAATTTTGGGCCGCGGTGTAATAGGTACACAGTACGCCTGGGCTTTCGAAAACGCAGGCCACACCGTTGAGTTCTATGTTCGTGAAGGCAGGAAGGCACAATATAGCTCCTATGTAAATTTGGAATTATGGGACGCAAGGAAAAGTAAAAAAGACAGAACAGTCAAAGAAAAATGGCCTATTGTGATGCACGAAGAGATAAAGGCCAATCACGACTATGACCTCATTATTCTGAGCGTCAACCCCGAACAGGTATCAAATGCGGTTAAGTACCTGGCACCGCGAGTTGGAAATGCAACAGTCCTTTTTTTCTGTAACTTCTGGCAGGACCCTCAATCCGCCGTTCAACCAATTCCACCCAGTCAAATTGTTTATGGCTTCCCAGGTGCCGGCGGCGGATTTGAAGGAAACACTCTTTACGGCGGACTTTACAAAACGGTTCAGTTTGGAACATTTGAACCCGAGCCTACCAAAAGGGATTTAGAGGTTCGTAAACTTTTTGCCCAGACAGACTTCAAGATAATGGTTCAAAAGGATGTAAAAAGCTGGCTCTGGAATCACTTCGCATTCAACGCTGCAATGGAAGTCGAAGTCTTAAAAACCGGCAGTTTTGCAAATGTAGTTTCTTCACGGGAAGCACTCAATGGATTAGGTTGGGATTTGAAAGAAATGATCCCTGTTTTAAAAGCAAAGGGTTCAAAGCTTGATGTTATGACAAAAGTGTTGAGCAGCCTTCCGCCTAAAGTTGTTGGATTTCTTATGAGTCACGTTGTTTTTTCTCCGAAAAGCATCTCCTATGCACTTGTGGCGCATAATCACTATAAAGTTGGCTATGCCGTACAGGAAATTATAACAGATGCCAGAAAGTACGGAATAAAGGCACCACGGCTCTACGACGTAGAAAGCTTAATTACGGAACAATGA